In Ancalomicrobiaceae bacterium S20, the following proteins share a genomic window:
- a CDS encoding DUF4424 domain-containing protein produces the protein MPKPISLTSTAAGLALAVVLGTAAARANDSTAEIGLGGLTLTKSDSIRMVSEDLRIAEQRIEVDYVFLNTSAQDIETLVAFPLPDYENVEKYADKQVPDYETELDFKTTIDGKPAPLTLVQTATLKGTDITAQLKALGLPVMPTYERLGKALAGLSKEQRAELVKAGLLEDMNGDHSDPNGYLALWKVSTAVTRRQTFPAGRSVTVSHSYKPYVGGSVGGRFDKSSRKESYFLEAKAKFCMDDQFMAGFDKRAKTGEATNYGEKWISYVLVSGANWSGPIGKFRMVVDKGAPKNMVSFCETGVKKISDTRFEVVHENFVPKRDVDVLIVEFTN, from the coding sequence ATGCCGAAGCCGATTTCCCTCACCTCGACCGCCGCCGGGCTCGCGCTCGCGGTCGTGCTCGGCACGGCGGCCGCGCGCGCCAACGACAGCACCGCCGAAATCGGCCTCGGCGGCCTCACCCTGACCAAGAGCGACAGCATCCGCATGGTCAGCGAGGACCTGCGCATTGCCGAACAGCGCATCGAGGTCGACTACGTGTTCCTGAACACCTCGGCGCAGGACATCGAGACGCTGGTCGCCTTCCCGCTGCCGGACTACGAGAACGTCGAGAAGTATGCCGACAAGCAGGTGCCCGACTACGAGACCGAGCTCGACTTCAAGACGACGATCGACGGCAAGCCCGCGCCGCTGACGCTGGTGCAGACCGCGACGCTCAAGGGCACGGACATCACCGCGCAGCTGAAGGCGCTCGGACTGCCGGTGATGCCGACCTACGAGAGGCTCGGCAAGGCTCTGGCCGGCCTGTCGAAGGAACAGCGCGCCGAGCTGGTCAAGGCCGGGCTGCTCGAGGACATGAACGGCGACCATTCCGACCCGAACGGCTACCTCGCGCTCTGGAAGGTCTCGACCGCGGTCACCCGGCGCCAGACCTTCCCCGCCGGGCGGTCGGTCACGGTCTCGCATTCCTACAAACCTTATGTCGGCGGCTCGGTCGGTGGCCGGTTCGACAAGTCGTCGCGCAAGGAGAGCTATTTCCTCGAGGCCAAGGCGAAGTTCTGCATGGACGACCAGTTCATGGCCGGCTTCGACAAGCGCGCCAAGACCGGCGAGGCCACCAACTACGGTGAAAAGTGGATCTCCTACGTGCTGGTCTCCGGCGCCAACTGGAGCGGGCCGATCGGCAAGTTCCGCATGGTGGTCGACAAGGGCGCGCCGAAGAACATGGTCAGCTTCTGCGAGACCGGCGTGAAGAAGATCAGCGACACCCGGTTCGAGGTCGTCCACGAGAACTTTGTTCCGAAGCGCGACGTCGACGTGCTGATCGTCGAATTCACCAACTGA
- a CDS encoding methanol/ethanol family PQQ-dependent dehydrogenase — protein sequence MRHHLLSVSVAAVAATFAVTAMPAAANDKLIELSQKDENWVMPGKNYSENNFSSLTQINVDNVKNLKPAWSFSTGVLSGHEGTPLVVDGTMYVHTPFPNITFALDLAEPGKIKWMHKPKQNPAARAVACCDIVNRGNAYWPGDGKVGPYILKTQLDGHIVALDAKTGAEVWKMENSDIKVGSTLTSAPYVVKDLVLVGSSGAELGVRGYVTAYDVKTGEQKWRSYATGPDADLNLADDFNIKNPHYGQKGLGTSTWEGDAWKIGGGTNWGWYAYDNATNMVYFGTGNPAPWNETMRPGDNKWTMTIFGRDVDTGKARFGYQKTPHDEWDYAGVNVMMLSEQKDKDGKTRKLLTHPDRNGIVYTLDRETGDLVSANKLDDTVNWVKQVDLKSGLPQRDPEYGTRMDHKGRDICPSAMGYHNQGHDSYDPDKQLFFMGINHICMDWEPFMLPYRAGQFFVGATLWMYPGPKGDRQNYLGLGQIKAYNAISGKYAWEAMEKFAVWGGTMSTAGNLVFYGTLDGFIKARDTRTGELKWKYRLPSGVIGHPMTYTHNGVQYVAIYYGVGGWPGVGLVFDLNDPTAGLGSVGAFKNLQHYTQMGGGVMVFSLDGKSPYDDVKVGEYAAK from the coding sequence ATGAGACATCATCTGTTGTCCGTGTCGGTCGCGGCCGTGGCGGCGACATTCGCCGTGACGGCCATGCCGGCCGCGGCGAACGACAAGCTCATCGAGCTGTCGCAGAAGGACGAAAACTGGGTCATGCCGGGTAAGAACTACTCGGAGAACAACTTTTCGTCCCTCACCCAGATCAACGTCGACAACGTCAAGAACCTGAAGCCGGCCTGGTCGTTCTCGACCGGCGTGCTCAGCGGCCACGAGGGCACGCCGCTCGTCGTCGACGGGACGATGTACGTCCACACGCCGTTCCCGAACATCACCTTCGCGCTGGACCTCGCCGAGCCCGGCAAGATCAAGTGGATGCACAAGCCGAAGCAGAACCCGGCCGCCCGCGCGGTCGCCTGCTGCGACATCGTCAACCGCGGCAATGCCTATTGGCCGGGTGACGGCAAGGTCGGCCCGTACATCCTCAAGACCCAGCTCGACGGCCACATCGTCGCGCTCGACGCCAAGACCGGCGCCGAGGTCTGGAAGATGGAGAACTCCGACATCAAGGTCGGCTCGACGCTGACGAGCGCGCCCTATGTGGTGAAGGATCTGGTGCTGGTCGGCTCCTCGGGCGCCGAGCTCGGCGTGCGCGGCTACGTCACCGCCTACGACGTGAAGACCGGCGAGCAGAAGTGGCGCTCCTACGCCACGGGTCCGGACGCGGACCTGAACCTCGCCGACGACTTCAACATCAAGAACCCGCACTACGGTCAGAAGGGCCTCGGCACCTCGACCTGGGAGGGCGATGCCTGGAAGATCGGCGGCGGCACCAACTGGGGTTGGTACGCCTACGACAACGCCACCAACATGGTCTACTTCGGCACCGGCAACCCGGCGCCGTGGAACGAGACCATGCGTCCGGGCGACAACAAGTGGACCATGACCATCTTCGGTCGTGACGTCGACACCGGCAAGGCGCGCTTCGGCTACCAGAAGACGCCGCACGACGAATGGGACTACGCCGGCGTCAACGTGATGATGCTGTCGGAGCAGAAGGACAAGGACGGCAAGACCCGCAAGCTGCTGACCCATCCGGACCGCAACGGCATCGTCTACACCCTCGACCGCGAAACCGGCGACCTCGTCTCGGCCAACAAGCTCGACGACACGGTCAACTGGGTGAAGCAGGTCGACCTCAAGTCCGGCCTGCCGCAGCGCGATCCGGAATACGGCACGCGCATGGACCACAAGGGCCGCGACATCTGCCCGTCGGCCATGGGCTACCACAACCAGGGCCACGACAGCTACGATCCGGACAAGCAGCTGTTCTTCATGGGCATCAACCACATCTGCATGGACTGGGAACCGTTCATGCTGCCCTATCGCGCCGGTCAGTTCTTCGTCGGCGCGACGCTGTGGATGTACCCGGGCCCGAAGGGCGATCGTCAGAACTACCTCGGCCTCGGCCAGATCAAGGCCTACAACGCCATCTCCGGCAAGTACGCCTGGGAGGCGATGGAGAAGTTCGCGGTGTGGGGCGGCACGATGTCGACCGCCGGCAACCTGGTCTTCTACGGGACGCTCGACGGCTTCATCAAGGCGCGTGACACGCGCACCGGCGAGCTGAAGTGGAAGTACCGCCTGCCGTCCGGCGTGATCGGTCATCCGATGACCTACACCCACAACGGCGTGCAGTACGTCGCCATCTACTACGGCGTCGGCGGCTGGCCGGGTGTCGGCCTGGTGTTCGACCTCAACGACCCGACCGCCGGTCTCGGCTCGGTCGGCGCGTTCAAGAACCTCCAGCACTACACCCAGATGGGCGGCGGCGTGATGGTGTTCTCGCTCGACGGCAAGAGCCCCTACGACGACGTCAAGGTCGGCGAGTACGCCGCCAAGTGA
- a CDS encoding aspartate/glutamate racemase family protein — protein sequence MRRLILINPNTNETTTETMRAIAARAAPDGWRVSAMTVRRGVPLITDAIQLAQAAAAVADLADAPELDDSAAAGTAGVIVSAFGDPGLDALRARLSVPVTGIGEAAFAEAAAGGRRFAVATTTPDLAEPIAAMARRRGHGASFAGVALTEGDVHRIMADPAGLVAALGEACERAIADLGAEAIVIGGGPLGEAAAMLTGRFAVPIIAPIPAAVRLAIRRVGDKAA from the coding sequence ATGCGCCGCCTGATCCTGATCAATCCCAACACCAATGAGACGACCACCGAGACGATGCGGGCCATCGCCGCGCGCGCCGCGCCTGACGGCTGGCGCGTCTCGGCCATGACCGTGCGGCGCGGCGTGCCGCTGATCACCGATGCAATTCAGCTCGCCCAAGCCGCCGCGGCGGTGGCGGACCTCGCGGATGCGCCCGAACTCGACGACAGCGCGGCAGCAGGTACGGCCGGCGTGATCGTGTCGGCCTTCGGCGATCCGGGCCTCGATGCGCTCCGCGCGCGGCTGTCGGTCCCGGTCACCGGGATCGGCGAGGCGGCTTTCGCGGAGGCCGCGGCGGGAGGCCGGCGCTTCGCGGTCGCGACGACCACGCCGGATCTCGCCGAGCCGATCGCCGCCATGGCGCGCCGCCGCGGCCATGGCGCGAGCTTCGCGGGCGTCGCCCTGACCGAGGGCGACGTGCACCGGATCATGGCCGATCCCGCCGGTCTGGTCGCAGCGCTCGGCGAGGCTTGCGAAAGGGCGATCGCCGACCTGGGCGCCGAGGCGATCGTCATCGGCGGCGGCCCGCTCGGCGAGGCCGCGGCGATGCTCACGGGACGGTTCGCCGTGCCGATCATCGCGCCGATTCCTGCGGCCGTGCGCCTGGCGATCCGCCGGGTCGGCGACAAGGCCGCGTGA
- a CDS encoding TraB/GumN family protein encodes MRRWVDRVAIVLLVAGLLGSAPVHAAPDLWVVSKGEASVVLYGSLHFSGPERNWRTPSFVRALATADSLWLESVPAPASDALRTRIAAATMDPTRSLKARLAVDDQQRLEVIAARLGVPEAALDHMRPWSASLVLVERALRRAGLKPGGAEADVAGEGLARNVPVTGLEPAERTPALVSSLTDAEDLAVLTSTLRDLERPDPQFLRLQAAWEAGDEAAIEAIGIGEMRRDTPALYRLLIADRNKDWAERIGDLLVGRGRHFVSLGILHLVGPDRLQLVLEAQGYTVQRAPNR; translated from the coding sequence GTGCGGCGTTGGGTGGATCGGGTGGCGATCGTGCTGCTTGTGGCCGGACTGCTCGGCTCGGCGCCGGTCCATGCGGCGCCCGACCTCTGGGTGGTCAGCAAGGGCGAGGCGTCGGTCGTGCTCTACGGCTCGCTGCATTTCTCCGGACCCGAGCGCAATTGGCGCACGCCGAGCTTCGTCCGCGCGCTGGCCACGGCGGATTCGCTCTGGCTGGAGAGCGTGCCCGCGCCGGCCTCCGACGCGTTGCGGACCAGAATCGCGGCGGCGACGATGGATCCGACGCGGTCGCTGAAGGCGCGGCTCGCCGTCGACGACCAGCAGCGTCTCGAGGTTATCGCCGCGCGTCTCGGCGTGCCCGAGGCCGCGCTCGACCACATGCGGCCGTGGTCGGCGTCCCTGGTGCTGGTCGAGCGGGCGTTGCGCCGCGCCGGACTGAAGCCGGGCGGTGCCGAGGCGGATGTCGCGGGCGAAGGGCTGGCGCGCAACGTGCCCGTCACCGGCCTGGAGCCGGCGGAGCGGACGCCGGCGCTGGTCTCATCGCTGACCGATGCGGAGGATCTGGCCGTTCTGACCAGCACCTTGCGCGATCTGGAGCGGCCCGATCCGCAGTTCCTGCGGCTGCAGGCGGCCTGGGAGGCCGGTGACGAAGCGGCGATCGAGGCGATCGGCATCGGCGAGATGCGCCGCGACACGCCGGCGCTCTACCGCCTGCTGATCGCCGATCGCAACAAGGACTGGGCCGAGCGGATCGGCGATCTGCTCGTCGGCCGCGGCCGACATTTCGTCAGCCTCGGCATCCTGCATCTGGTCGGCCCGGACCGGCTGCAACTGGTTCTCGAAGCGCAGGGCTACACGGTCCAGCGCGCGCCGAACCGCTGA
- a CDS encoding MoxR family ATPase — MTIDQVTPLRDGALADWRASATAFEAAVATAVVGQAGVVRALTIALFSGGHVLLEGDVGVGKTTLLRAVARALGGAYERVEGTVDLMPGDLVYHSFIDADGRPMVEPGPLLTKGEDLAVFFFNEINRARPQVHALMLRVMAERSLTAFRREWHFPDLTVFADRNRLEREETFELPAAARDRFMMELTVEAPSDTETRRRLLFDPAFHDTDRLIETVPQAVFDHRDVKRVGAAIQRSVRASEAIERYALALWDAARDPGSAGIAIDGVDMGRLLAGGASPRGMSFLIRAARVRAWLEGRDILLPEDFRAVFRPVIAHRLFLTPVYETRRDRIVPEICRQLFEKVPAP, encoded by the coding sequence ATGACGATCGATCAGGTTACGCCTCTCCGCGACGGAGCACTCGCCGACTGGCGCGCCAGCGCAACCGCCTTCGAAGCCGCCGTCGCAACGGCCGTCGTCGGCCAGGCCGGTGTGGTCCGCGCGCTGACCATCGCGTTGTTTTCCGGCGGCCACGTCCTGCTCGAGGGCGATGTCGGGGTCGGCAAGACCACGCTCCTGCGCGCAGTCGCCCGCGCGCTCGGCGGCGCCTACGAGCGGGTCGAGGGCACGGTCGACCTGATGCCGGGCGACCTCGTCTATCACAGCTTCATCGATGCCGACGGCCGGCCGATGGTCGAGCCCGGTCCGCTCCTGACCAAGGGCGAAGACCTCGCGGTCTTCTTCTTCAACGAGATCAACCGCGCCCGGCCGCAGGTGCACGCGCTGATGCTGCGCGTCATGGCCGAGCGAAGCCTGACCGCGTTCCGGCGCGAGTGGCACTTCCCCGACCTCACCGTGTTCGCCGACCGCAACCGGCTCGAGCGCGAGGAGACGTTCGAGCTGCCGGCAGCCGCCCGCGACCGCTTCATGATGGAACTGACGGTCGAGGCGCCGAGCGACACCGAGACCCGGCGGCGGCTCCTGTTCGATCCGGCGTTCCATGATACCGACCGGCTGATCGAGACCGTGCCGCAGGCCGTGTTCGACCACCGCGACGTGAAGCGCGTCGGCGCGGCGATCCAGCGTTCCGTCCGCGCTTCCGAGGCGATCGAGCGCTATGCGCTGGCGCTCTGGGACGCGGCGCGCGACCCCGGCTCGGCCGGCATCGCGATCGACGGCGTCGACATGGGCCGGCTGCTCGCCGGTGGCGCCAGCCCGCGCGGCATGAGCTTCCTGATCCGCGCCGCGCGTGTGCGCGCCTGGCTCGAAGGCCGCGACATCCTGTTGCCGGAAGACTTCCGCGCCGTATTCCGGCCGGTGATCGCGCACCGCCTGTTCCTGACGCCGGTCTACGAGACCCGGCGCGACCGCATCGTGCCGGAAATCTGCCGGCAGCTGTTCGAGAAGGTGCCGGCGCCATGA
- a CDS encoding vWA domain-containing protein — protein MTDLLGGLAVRSPGLLILLLLAPLPLVLQPRKPSGFPALDGLPDDPVSTALDWAIRVAGVVALSALVLAAAGLQVGARTIERTGRGSHISLLIDRSGSMNDTFAGRTPEGGEESKSQAAKRLLDAFVARRPRDQIGIVGFSTAPMLVVPMTDRLDAVRAGIAAIDRPGLAFTDVGRGLAMALDQLEGDTGLASRSIVLVSDGAAVIDRKVQEALRNAFAKRPVNLYWLYLRSAGSPGIFAPPPPDKPDNPQVLPERHLNIFLGSLGQRYRAFEAENAEAVADAIAEIDKLEASEIRYRETLPNVDLAGVAYAVAVGALALIIAAKLLEVRIGNTDSHGRAA, from the coding sequence ATGACCGATCTCCTCGGCGGCCTCGCCGTCCGCTCGCCCGGCCTGCTGATCCTGCTGCTGCTCGCGCCGCTGCCGCTCGTGCTGCAACCGCGCAAGCCGTCGGGCTTCCCGGCGCTCGACGGCCTGCCGGACGATCCGGTCTCGACCGCGCTCGACTGGGCGATCCGCGTCGCCGGCGTCGTCGCGCTCTCCGCGCTCGTGCTCGCCGCCGCCGGGCTGCAGGTCGGCGCGCGCACGATCGAGCGGACCGGGCGCGGCAGTCACATCTCGCTGCTGATCGACCGCTCCGGCAGCATGAACGACACGTTCGCCGGCCGTACCCCCGAGGGCGGCGAGGAATCGAAATCGCAAGCCGCGAAACGCCTGCTCGACGCCTTCGTCGCCCGCCGGCCGCGCGACCAGATCGGCATCGTCGGCTTCTCGACCGCGCCGATGCTGGTCGTGCCGATGACCGACCGGCTCGACGCCGTGCGCGCCGGCATCGCGGCGATCGACCGGCCGGGCCTCGCCTTCACCGATGTCGGCCGCGGCCTCGCCATGGCGCTCGACCAGCTCGAGGGCGACACCGGCCTCGCCTCGCGCTCGATCGTGCTGGTCTCGGACGGCGCGGCGGTGATCGATCGCAAGGTACAGGAGGCCCTGCGCAACGCCTTCGCCAAGCGGCCGGTCAATCTCTACTGGCTCTACCTGCGCAGCGCCGGCAGCCCGGGCATCTTCGCGCCCCCGCCACCGGACAAGCCGGACAATCCGCAGGTGCTGCCCGAGCGCCACCTCAACATCTTCCTCGGCTCGCTCGGCCAGCGCTACCGCGCCTTCGAGGCCGAGAACGCCGAGGCGGTCGCCGATGCCATCGCCGAGATCGACAAGCTGGAGGCCTCGGAGATCCGCTATCGCGAGACGCTGCCGAACGTCGATCTCGCCGGCGTCGCCTATGCGGTCGCGGTCGGCGCACTCGCGCTCATCATCGCCGCCAAGCTCCTCGAGGTCCGCATCGGCAATACCGACAGTCATGGGAGGGCGGCATGA
- a CDS encoding methanol dehydrogenase [cytochrome c] subunit has protein sequence MEKISTIGRKAALILAGAVLAAPLAVATAVAYDGTNCKAPGNCWEPKPGYPATIAGTKYDPKHDPKEISKQAVSIEQMEERNRKRAENFKKTGKFEYDVTKIPN, from the coding sequence ATGGAGAAGATCAGCACCATCGGCCGCAAGGCCGCGCTCATTCTCGCCGGCGCCGTCCTCGCGGCACCGCTGGCGGTGGCCACCGCCGTCGCCTACGACGGCACCAACTGCAAGGCGCCCGGCAACTGCTGGGAGCCCAAGCCCGGCTATCCCGCCACCATCGCCGGCACCAAGTACGATCCGAAGCACGATCCGAAGGAAATCAGCAAGCAGGCGGTCTCCATCGAGCAGATGGAAGAACGCAACCGCAAGCGCGCCGAGAACTTCAAGAAGACCGGCAAGTTCGAATACGACGTCACCAAGATCCCGAACTGA
- the moxJ gene encoding methanol oxidation system protein MoxJ: MFAKNALGLAAALGASLLGAAVASAETATNPATLRICASENEAPFSFKDGKGFENRIAAVLAKAMGREPVFVWSDKPAIYLVRDQLDKKSCDVVMGVDTGDQRVLTSKPYYRSGYVFITRADVTVKDWNDPAIAKMSSFAVGFGSPAESMLRSNGKWENNAAYLFSLVNFKAPRNQYVRVDPAKIVQEVADGHADLGVAFSPEVARYLKDSGTKLKVTLIPDDNARSDGLKIPHHFDQSIGVRKDDRELLAAIDAALVKARPEIDAVLADEGIITLPPGS, translated from the coding sequence ATGTTTGCGAAAAACGCTCTCGGGCTCGCCGCCGCGCTCGGCGCGAGCCTCCTCGGTGCGGCCGTCGCCTCGGCCGAGACCGCGACCAACCCCGCCACGCTGCGCATCTGTGCCAGCGAGAACGAAGCGCCCTTCTCGTTCAAGGACGGCAAGGGCTTCGAGAACCGCATCGCCGCCGTGCTCGCCAAGGCCATGGGCCGCGAGCCGGTGTTCGTGTGGTCCGACAAGCCGGCGATCTACCTGGTCCGCGACCAGCTCGACAAGAAGAGCTGCGATGTCGTCATGGGTGTCGACACCGGCGACCAGCGCGTGCTGACCAGCAAGCCCTATTACCGCTCGGGCTATGTGTTCATCACCCGCGCCGACGTCACCGTGAAGGACTGGAACGATCCGGCCATCGCCAAGATGTCGAGCTTCGCCGTCGGCTTCGGGTCGCCCGCGGAATCGATGCTGCGCTCCAACGGCAAGTGGGAGAACAACGCGGCCTATCTGTTCTCGCTCGTCAACTTCAAGGCGCCGCGCAACCAGTACGTCCGGGTCGATCCGGCCAAGATCGTCCAGGAAGTCGCCGACGGCCATGCCGATCTCGGCGTCGCGTTCTCGCCGGAGGTGGCGCGCTATCTGAAGGACAGCGGGACCAAGCTCAAGGTGACGCTGATCCCGGACGACAACGCGCGCTCCGACGGGCTCAAGATCCCGCACCATTTCGACCAGTCGATCGGCGTCCGCAAGGACGATCGCGAGCTGCTCGCCGCCATCGACGCCGCACTCGTCAAGGCCAGGCCGGAGATCGACGCCGTGCTCGCCGACGAGGGCATCATCACGCTGCCGCCGGGCTCCTGA
- the moxG gene encoding cytochrome c(L), periplasmic: MNRSSVRLAVAAVFAGVFLTGMVKSSLDLRNTVTGEKLNLEDSLPDGRDTPAVRAFLETGVNPYNEDPKVLPKAKELFLTACSGCHGHLGEGKVGPGLNDDYWTYPKNETDQGLFETIFGGAQAQMGPQYENLTLDDMLTVMAWVRHLYTGPVDHAPWFTEAQKKAYKPYHEDHPAETN; encoded by the coding sequence ATGAACAGATCTTCGGTCCGCCTCGCCGTGGCGGCTGTCTTCGCGGGCGTGTTCCTGACCGGCATGGTCAAGTCCTCGCTCGATCTCAGAAACACCGTCACCGGCGAGAAGCTGAATCTCGAGGATTCGCTGCCGGACGGCCGGGATACCCCGGCGGTTCGGGCTTTCCTGGAGACGGGCGTCAACCCCTACAACGAGGACCCGAAGGTCCTGCCCAAGGCCAAGGAGCTGTTCCTGACCGCCTGCTCGGGCTGTCACGGCCATCTCGGCGAGGGCAAGGTCGGCCCCGGCCTCAACGACGACTACTGGACCTATCCGAAGAACGAGACCGACCAGGGTCTGTTCGAGACCATCTTCGGCGGCGCGCAGGCGCAGATGGGGCCCCAGTACGAGAACCTGACGCTCGACGACATGCTGACCGTCATGGCCTGGGTCCGCCACCTCTACACCGGCCCCGTCGACCATGCGCCCTGGTTCACCGAGGCGCAGAAGAAGGCCTACAAGCCCTACCACGAGGATCATCCGGCAGAGACGAACTGA